GATCTATGTAAGCTTTtcctttttcacttttaaaattCATCCTTGTCTATTGCCTTGACGATTAAGCTTGTGAATGTGACATTTAgcttttgaattgctatttcaCATTAAACGGTCATTGCTCTCCAGTTTGGCTTGCCCTACTGAACCCTCTTCTTGTAAAAACAAACGGTAAAAATTGCTTCCAgtaaagacatatatatatatattccattagAAGTTGTAAAATGACTTAGGGAAAtgtaaaacaaagtaaaaaaaaagaaagaactaaTTAACAACCCAAAGTTAATTAAGTTCTCCAAACCATTAATTACATTGATGACAATGAACTACAAAATAAACCCATTAGCAATTGCTTGATTTGTTTGCAAATTAGTAGTTTCATACACAGGAAGCTCCTCTCTATACCTTCCAATCCCAACAAGGTGATCAAGCTCAAACAAATCCGAACTGGAACAGCTCTgagcatcatcatcatcttcctcaTCATCAGCATCAGCATCCCCATTGTCACGAAAACCTCTCAAATTGAATGCACTTGTACTCTTCTTTACAGAACAAGTTTTTGCAATTTTTCGAAGAGTTGGAACTGGCATTAGGCAGGGATCCTCTTCATAGATACATTTATGAGCGCATGGCTGAGAATCCTCACCAACGATCACGTCGAGAGGAGAGAACCTCACTGACCTTTTGATACCATTGCTCAATTTTCCTCTTGAAGCAGGGGTTTTGCTCAGGCAAGACCTCGAAAATGAAGCCGCCGAAGAACACGCAGGCTTGGATTTAGGCTCCAAGTTCACATCTTCCACAGCTCCAACATAACACATTTTGGCTTTCTTGACATTATCCGAATTGAAAATCGAATTGAGAAAGGTAGCAATGCGACCGCCAGGTGAAATGGGCTGCTTCACTTTCTTCAACTCACCGTAGATTTTCAATGCCCGTAGTTTCGTCTTCGTAAAACCACCCTCAATCTTCGGCTTGGACTGCTTCTCTGAATTCCT
The Alnus glutinosa chromosome 14, dhAlnGlut1.1, whole genome shotgun sequence genome window above contains:
- the LOC133857799 gene encoding protein BIG GRAIN 1-like A; protein product: MYRRERSLREDTFPQRRRTPSFSSTLLDAIYRSIDESNADEAHFKETTMFKKQSSSRAKRGTWVGEEKKEAMNLRRAVMIEDWMEKQSIRSSVLFNSTSSSSESSSGAAFSSSETESSYKHKLKPKLQSSKKQANVEYRNSEKQSKPKIEGGFTKTKLRALKIYGELKKVKQPISPGGRIATFLNSIFNSDNVKKAKMCYVGAVEDVNLEPKSKPACSSAASFSRSCLSKTPASRGKLSNGIKRSVRFSPLDVIVGEDSQPCAHKCIYEEDPCLMPVPTLRKIAKTCSVKKSTSAFNLRGFRDNGDADADDEEDDDDAQSCSSSDLFELDHLVGIGRYREELPVYETTNLQTNQAIANGFIL